GCTGTAGGGTTTTCCTTTCTCTAATATGTGCTTAGGGGTTTTATTCCTCCATTTTTCCAGAAACGTTATGTCTTCTTTCCCGTCCCTCATCTCGTCTGGAAGCATGTGCGGGATTTCGTCGATGATGGGGTACCATCTTTTGC
The sequence above is a segment of the Candidatus Bathyarchaeia archaeon genome. Coding sequences within it:
- a CDS encoding Trm112 family protein yields the protein MKRSLLEILACPMCKNYPLRLHVFEEKEEIVSGILECAGCKRWYPIIDEIPHMLPDEMRDGKEDITFLEKWRNKTPKHILEKGKPYSLKSD